The segment TTTTCTCTTAACTAACCATTCCGAACTCTTCTGCATCCCAACTACAAAGAAGAATGGTTCTACGTGGTCTCCAACCAGATTTAAGCAACACAGAGAATCGTCTACCAATGTCGAGTAAAGCTGATGTTCCACTGTTTGGATCCACAGCTCCATACGTCCATGCGTCTCTATGGTTCCCAAGAATCACGTACCGGTCAGGCTCCTCACTACCTCTTATAGTAGCCACAACATTGTGAACTTTCTTCATCTTTAACTCCCCCTTAAAAGTTTCAAAGCCAAATAGTAAATAAACAGTACGTAGATGGCTCAACCTAGGCAATCTACCTATGcgaaacaattttaaaaaaattggttcaCGCAGCTAATAATTACCAACTAATAATTTCTTGAAAGTAAAAGAACATCAAATTGACCTCAAAGATTCCAACTTTTTCAACTAACCAAACCaaaaagcaacaaaaaaaaagctttattTCCGACCATATATAGTAAGGTCAAATTAAAAGTTTCAAAATCTAATATTCAAAAAGGTTTTAACGTAAATTAATCACAAGAAATAATAAAAGACACTAAATTACAAAGACTCAGGACATATAACGGAAACTACAAGACTCTCCAGTTACCTAGTTTACCTGTAACGTCATGTTAACAACCGTCTGTCCTGGGCCAACCCGTTGACctgacccgacccgacccgaatTCCTCCACTCCACTGGAGCTCTAGCTCCCCCCAGAGAAGCCAATATGATCTCTGCATTGCGTAGAGACAAAGGCAAAGATGGAATCTTCGGGAATCTCTTAGTGACTTCACCATCTTCCAAACTCAGTTTCTCTCCTCCGACAACTCCGGGCCAACCCGGACTAACCGGATCTCCGATTCCTCTCATCACCGTACCTCTCTCAACACCGCCAAATCCACCACCGTCGTTCTCTGCGTATATTAGCACACCCAGCGCACCTTTAGCCTCTGCTATCTTCACTATCCCTCCTCTCCCCAAAGACTCTCCCTTCCTCGCTAACACCACGCAGCCTCTAACGCTCACTCCGATCAACTCAAGCGCACGGTagtctctctcctcgccgtggtTCACGAACACCACGCTACCCTGCGCCGATCCAGACGGGGAGTAAGCGTGGTAAGGCCTAACCACATCGTCATCGCCGGGAACGTCGTTTAAGTCGAACTCCACCGTCGTGTTGTTGCTAAAACGCGCCGCGAGGGAGATGTGCGCAGGATAAGAGAGGAGAGCTTCGTATTCTGCGAGACGAGTGTCGAGCCCGAGGCTTTGGAAGTGGTTTGTGACGTAGCTGAGAGTGTCTAGAGAGGGTTTTGTTCCGGCGAGGTGAGGGTGACGTGTCAGAGCGCGGAGGTAAGAAGAGATTGTGGCGTTGGAGGCGGAGGAGAGGAAGAGGCGGCGGAGAGTGAGGGAGTTATGGGTGTTTTGGGAGAAGAGGAGAGGAGGAGTTGCGTCTGGGTGGTGGAGAGTGTAGAAAGTGGCGACGATAAGGACTATGATGAAGAGGAAAGTACAGAGAGGCGGTGGCTGACGGAGAGGGGATAAGGAGATTCCGCTGTTGGTCGGTCTAGTTGCTGTGAGAGGCTGTGACATTgcagggagagagagagagagagagagagagagagaagtgagtTATTGTCTGAGCAGTAGTGGCTTGGCCAAAGTAAGAAGTATCTTTCTAGTTAATAATCATAATCATCTTCGTCtctctgttttttattttttgtattgtttctGTCGTCTTTTGTATTTACTCGggagtttttttttgggggtcAAAGACATTATTGTGTTTGATCTTCTACTCTTATTAATTTGTTGTGTACTCCTACTATCCCAAAATCAAGAttttttggctttttttttcttccacgaaaatatattttctatattttaaaaaacattagtTAAACACactaaaattgattaaatattattggttgatatttattaaaaatatataacaaattataaattttctatattttaaaaatatttttccatattttgaaaaacattagttaaaatatttgaattaatta is part of the Brassica rapa cultivar Chiifu-401-42 chromosome A09, CAAS_Brap_v3.01, whole genome shotgun sequence genome and harbors:
- the LOC103841374 gene encoding probable glutamate carboxypeptidase AMP1 — protein: MSQPLTATRPTNSGISLSPLRQPPPLCTFLFIIVLIVATFYTLHHPDATPPLLFSQNTHNSLTLRRLFLSSASNATISSYLRALTRHPHLAGTKPSLDTLSYVTNHFQSLGLDTRLAEYEALLSYPAHISLAARFSNNTTVEFDLNDVPGDDDVVRPYHAYSPSGSAQGSVVFVNHGEERDYRALELIGVSVRGCVVLARKGESLGRGGIVKIAEAKGALGVLIYAENDGGGFGGVERGTVMRGIGDPVSPGWPGVVGGEKLSLEDGEVTKRFPKIPSLPLSLRNAEIILASLGGARAPVEWRNSGRVGSGQRVGPGQTVVNMTLQGELKMKKVHNVVATIRGSEEPDRYVILGNHRDAWTYGAVDPNSGTSALLDIGRRFSVLLKSGWRPRRTILLCSWDAEEFGMIGSTEWVEENVLNLGASAVAYLNVDCAVQGSGFFAGSTPQLDGLLLDALKLVQDPDDVALTVEDTFKSQNNIIERLSRVDSDFSGFLHHAGIPSIDMYYGADYPVYHTAFDSYDWMIRNADPLFHRHVAMAGVWGLLGIILADEPVIPFDYISYAEQLHAHRDALSKLLVGKASVDPLSMAIKEFSLVAKEAKDEAKKLKEQAYNKNDAAAAARRRGLNDRMMLAERGFLDSEGIKGKEWFKHLVYGPAAEPESKLGFFPGIADAIAVNSSEGMIQHEIWRVARAIQKASRALKGGFT